The Pyxidicoccus sp. MSG2 DNA segment GACCTGTAGCTCTCCCACGTCGCCAGGAAGCGCCCGTTCCGGGAGAGCGCGCGAGCCTCGCCCTTCACGATGGGCAGGGGCACCCTCCGGAGCTGCCGACCCGTGCGCGCGTCGTGCACGATGGCGGGCCGCTCCTCTTCATCCTCGCGGACGTGCGCGAGCAGCGCGGCGTCACCCGACCAACTGACGTGGTACGGCCTGAAGCCTCCCTCGGCTTCCACCTCGGCGCCCGTGAGGGCGTCGACGATGACGTCCGGCCTCGTGGAGACCCACATGGTCCCGTCCGCCAGGCATGAGTGCTCGATGAAGCAGTGCCGCGCCCAGAACTGGCGGTACACGTCGTCACAGGTCACCTGGGTGCCCGTCGCGCAATCCCAGACGCGCAGGGTGCCATCCCACGCGTAGGTCAGCAGCCGGCGCCCATCGCGGGAGAAGGTGACATCCCTGACACCGTTCCGGTGGGCGCGAGCCGGCCCCATCCTTCCCGTCGACACCTCCAGCGGCAGGAGTGTGGGGCCCCTCCCATAGAAGGCCACGTAGCGCCCATCGGGAGAAGGCACCGGCCGTCCCAATTCGCCACCGCAGTCCGTGGGCAGGGGGAACTCCCGCACCATTGCCCCGTGACGGTGCAGCTCGACCGTGCCGTCCCCCATCTTCACCAGCGTGCCGTCGGGGAGGAAGCACCGCGCGAACGGTTCACGTTCAGGTTCGGTGGGCACCTGCGTGCCCGTACGCGTGTGGAAGGTCATGGGAGACGGCTGCCCCTGCACCTCGAATGCGCAGGTCACCTGCTGGCCGTCTCGGGAGAAATGCAGCCAGGGCAGGTAACCCGCGACGCCGTGCACCGCCCATTGCAGGGCTCCCGTCTTGAAGTCGAACGCGCACAGGCGGGCGGCCCGGTAGGCCCTCCACGGCTGCTCGAGGGTGAAGACCTGCGTGCCGTCAGGCGAGAAGGTGACGAACTCGGTGCCGGCGACCGCGTCCTCCGGGCACACCCGGCGAAGGGGCTCGTCATGCTCCAGGTCGAGCACGGCGAAGCCATCCGGTGCTTCGGTCGCGGCCAGCAGCGTCCGACCATCGCGCGCGAGGGAGAGACTGCGCACGGCTCGCGCGGGCGTCCAGCGCCGCAGCTCTGTGCCGTCCTCCGCGTTCCACAGCCGAACCGTGCCGTCGTGCGCCGCCGTCACGATGCGCTCCGCGGACACGTAGAGCGCCGCGCGCAGGATGTCGGTGTGGCCCGACAGGGCGACACGCTCGCGGCCGTCCTCCAGGTCCCATACACGAGCCGTCAGCCCCTTGGCCGACACGAGCCGCCGGGAGTCGGGCGAGAAGCCGACCGCGAACATTCCGCCGAGCGTCGTATCCGGGGGATGCCAGAAGCGGTGGGTGCCACAACGGGAGAGGGCTCCTGGGGGGAGCGCATCACCGAAGACGTCCAGCCGGGCGGGTTCGCGCATATCGGGGCACGCGCGCAGACGGCCAGCATCAGGATTCCTGACGGGAAGCGGCGCCCTCTACCCGCGCCGCCACCACTTCTTCCGCGCCGCCCGCACGTCGGACCAGTCCACCAGACAGTCCTGCACGTCCTCCTGACCGCGCTGCGCGTCGGGCATGTCGCCGGACTCCACGCGGGCAATCAGCTCCGGCAGCCGCTCATAGAACGTGGGCGAGCGGTACTGCGGGTGCAGCGTCCACAGGCCCGGCGCCGTGCCCTGGAAGTCCAGCCGCCACAGTCCGCGCCGGACCAGGGTCCTCGTGATGAGGTTCTCCGGCTCGCGGTACGGCGGATTGCCCGCACGCAGCGCGCGCAGCACATGGATGGGAGGCGCCAGCCGTGCGCGCAGCGGGCCCACGCGACGCACGAAGGCGTCCCGGTCCATGAAGAAGACGCGGCTGCTGAAGCGACGGTAGCGAAAGGCGCCAGGCACTCGCCCGTCCGGCTCGAACCAGCGCGGGGCTCCCGCCACCGTGCCATCCGCCCGGGGCGGCCCCGACAGCGGACTGCAGCTCACCAATTCCTCGCGCGTGGCGAGCTGCGCCTCGGCCTCCGCCATCCAGGTGCGCGAGCCGCCGCCGATGAGCATGTCCGCGTCCAGGTGCAGCACGTGCCGATGCGCCGCCGCCGCCAGCCCGAAGAAGTACGAGTGGTACGGCCCTCCGCGCGAGTCCTTCATCGGCAGCCGCGTGCCCCCGAAGAACTGCTCGGACAAAGCCCGGGTCGTCTCCGGCGAGTAGTCCACCGGCACCACGCGGATGCGCGAGTCACCGGCGGATAGCTCAGCCAGCAGCCGCTCCATCTTCGGCTTCCGCTCCTCCCACGCTCCCGCGAAGCGCG contains these protein-coding regions:
- a CDS encoding WD40 repeat domain-containing protein, with protein sequence MREPARLDVFGDALPPGALSRCGTHRFWHPPDTTLGGMFAVGFSPDSRRLVSAKGLTARVWDLEDGRERVALSGHTDILRAALYVSAERIVTAAHDGTVRLWNAEDGTELRRWTPARAVRSLSLARDGRTLLAATEAPDGFAVLDLEHDEPLRRVCPEDAVAGTEFVTFSPDGTQVFTLEQPWRAYRAARLCAFDFKTGALQWAVHGVAGYLPWLHFSRDGQQVTCAFEVQGQPSPMTFHTRTGTQVPTEPEREPFARCFLPDGTLVKMGDGTVELHRHGAMVREFPLPTDCGGELGRPVPSPDGRYVAFYGRGPTLLPLEVSTGRMGPARAHRNGVRDVTFSRDGRRLLTYAWDGTLRVWDCATGTQVTCDDVYRQFWARHCFIEHSCLADGTMWVSTRPDVIVDALTGAEVEAEGGFRPYHVSWSGDAALLAHVREDEEERPAIVHDARTGRQLRRVPLPIVKGEARALSRNGRFLATWESYRSPPAAPTVIRIWDLDRRVLCSEQFPRDTTPWQLRFTPDDRWFAFIEQPCTLVLVDLEHPERQRKLESPVPISAFAFTEDSQHVALGNQNGQVRVCGLDGRLLGVLEGHRDDVRAVAFSADGRWLASGSTDTTAVIWPREAWAREAR